One region of Culex pipiens pallens isolate TS chromosome 2, TS_CPP_V2, whole genome shotgun sequence genomic DNA includes:
- the LOC120428544 gene encoding alkaline ceramidase — translation MTWEHLERGSSPVDWCEGNYLISPDIAEFVNTVSNILFLVGPPFLIYLFKDYGRFIQPAIHMIWILLIVVGLSSAYFHATLSLLGQLLDELTILWVFMATLSLFCPRRHFPRVFKHSRKRFCISMSVFSLTATALSVCYPAINAFALMLLAIPATYLLYKELQIVQDKRVYRLGVRNTTILMLAIVCWINDRMFCDAWSRVNFPYLHGFWHILIFISAYTACVLFAYFFVSDERPESRPQLKYWPHNAFELGVPYVSISCYKKLNDDI, via the exons ATGACCTGGGAACATCTGGAGCGGGGCAGCTCGCCGGTGGACTGGTGCGAAGGGAACTACCTCATCTCGCCGGATATTGCCGAATTTGTCAACACG GTCAGCAACATCCTCTTCCTGGTGGGCCCTCCCTTTCTGATCTATCTGTTCAAGGACTATGGCCGGTTCATCCAGCCCGCTATTCACATGATCTGGATCCTGCTGATCGTGGTGGGCCTCAGCTCGGCGTACTTCCATGCCACGCTCAGCTTGCTCGGCCAGCTACTGGACGAGCTTACCATTCTGTGGGTGTTCATGGCCACGCTCAGTCTATTCTGCCCCCGGAGACACTTTCCGCGGGTTTTCAAGCACTCCAG AAAACGGTTCTGTATCTCGATGTCGGTGTTTTCTCTGACGGCCACGGCCCTTTCCGTGTGCTACCCGGCTATCAACGCGTTCGCCTTGATGCTGTTGGCCATCCCCGCCACGTACCTTCTGTACAAGGAGCTACAGAT TGTCCAAGATAAGCGCGTGTACCGGTTGGGAGTTCGAAACACCACCATCTTGATGTTGGCCATCGTTTGCTGGATCAACGACAGGATGTTCTGCGACGCCTGGTCCCGGGTCAACTTCCCGTATCTGCATGGATTTTGGCACATTCTAATCTTTATCTCGGCGTACACGGCTTGCGTGCTGTTTGCGTACTTTTTCGTCAGTGATGAACGACCCGAGAGTCGACCCCAGCTCAAGTATTGGCCGCATAACGCCTTTGAGTTGGGCGTGCCGTACGTGTCCATCAGTTGCTACAAAAAGCTAAACGATGACATCT AA
- the LOC120428540 gene encoding 6-pyruvoyl tetrahydrobiopterin synthase translates to MSLPLMYLTRKECFSACHRLHSPFLSEEANRQVYGKCNNPNGHGHNYTVEVTVRGPVDPKTGMVMNITDLKQYMDQTIMNKLDHLNLDKDVPYFKNLPSTTENVAFFIWDALKLVMAKPELLYEVKIHETDKNSVVYRGQKFDASNHYHDHNSDHHHQNNDHQNAAAGMSSDSDS, encoded by the exons ATGTCTCTTCCGTTGATGTATTTAACACGAAAGGAGTGCTTCAGTGCTTGTCATCGTTTACATAG TCCCTTTCTCAGCGAAGAAGCCAATCGTCAAGTGTACGGCAAGTGTAACAACCCTAATGGACACGGCCACAACTATACCG TCGAGGTCACTGTACGAGGTCCAGTGGACCCCAAAACCGGAATGGTAATGAACATCACCGACCTGAAGCAATACATGGACCAAACCATCATGAACAAGCTGGACCATCTCAACCTGGACAAGGACGTGCCTTACTTCAAAAACTTG CCAAGTACCACCGAAAACGTGGCCTTCTTTATCTGGGACGCCCTCAAGCTGGTGATGGCCAAGCCGGAGCTGCTGTACGAGGTCAAGATCCACGAGACGGACAAGAACTCGGTCGTGTACAGGGGCCAGAAGTTCGACGCGAGCAATCACTACCACGACCATAACAGCGACCATCACCACCAGAACAATGACCATCAGAATGCGGCGGCCGGCATGTCTTCGGACTCGGACAGCTAA